A single genomic interval of Rosistilla ulvae harbors:
- the hemP gene encoding hemin uptake protein HemP: MTNDSAPQDDAAAKEQELAAAALNLPKVIQFNDLPRCGDEVWITSDGQLYRLRKTRQGKLILTK, translated from the coding sequence ATGACAAACGATTCTGCCCCGCAAGATGATGCCGCCGCCAAAGAACAAGAACTGGCGGCGGCGGCATTGAATCTCCCCAAAGTGATTCAGTTCAACGATCTTCCCCGCTGTGGCGACGAAGTTTGGATCACCAGCGACGGGCAACTCTATCGGCTGCGAAAAACCCGCCAAGGTAAACTGATCCTGACGAAATGA
- a CDS encoding 3-keto-disaccharide hydrolase, which yields MPSIHLSIALPRLLLSLGLSLSLIATTTAQDAADKPAAAATEAKEKAEASKPPAEAAEKAAKPADSKPAEAKPEANPELKPEAKQEKKADEKPANPKKEAEPAKPAAEEPKAEAKPEPKKITSLGYSNTPFIRGQRWKVHDMNRPRPRAIVPGNASTYEKPGTAPSDAIVLFDGNNLDNWGQLLPEDPGSIYQPLWSVADGAMTVVPETGHLRTLDTFADCQLHIEWASPEDVQGASQERGDSGVLLMGKYEVQILDSFNNRTFADGQAGAIFGQHPPMVNASRPSGQWQVYDIVFEAPTFKDGKLESPAYMTVIHNGILLHHRRELVGSVKDKELQPYSEDQPAGPIVLQNHGTPVRYRNIWIRPLN from the coding sequence ATGCCTTCGATCCACCTCTCAATCGCACTTCCCCGTCTGCTCCTTTCCCTCGGTTTGAGCCTGTCGCTGATTGCGACCACCACAGCTCAAGATGCCGCCGACAAACCAGCGGCAGCGGCCACCGAAGCGAAGGAAAAAGCGGAAGCGTCCAAACCGCCGGCCGAAGCTGCGGAAAAGGCAGCCAAACCGGCGGATTCGAAGCCAGCCGAAGCGAAACCGGAAGCCAATCCGGAATTAAAGCCCGAGGCGAAGCAGGAGAAGAAGGCTGACGAAAAGCCAGCCAATCCGAAAAAGGAAGCTGAACCGGCCAAGCCTGCAGCGGAGGAACCGAAAGCCGAAGCGAAGCCCGAACCGAAAAAGATCACATCGTTGGGCTACAGCAACACACCCTTTATTCGCGGCCAACGCTGGAAGGTTCACGACATGAACCGTCCCCGTCCGCGAGCGATCGTGCCTGGGAACGCTTCGACTTACGAAAAGCCAGGTACCGCGCCAAGCGACGCGATCGTGCTGTTCGATGGCAACAATCTCGACAACTGGGGCCAACTGTTGCCCGAAGATCCCGGCTCGATCTATCAACCGCTGTGGTCGGTCGCTGACGGCGCGATGACCGTGGTTCCCGAAACCGGCCACCTGCGTACGCTCGATACGTTTGCCGATTGCCAGCTGCACATCGAATGGGCGTCGCCCGAAGACGTTCAAGGCGCCAGCCAAGAACGCGGCGACAGCGGCGTATTGTTGATGGGCAAATACGAAGTACAGATCCTCGATTCGTTCAACAATCGCACCTTTGCCGACGGACAAGCGGGCGCGATCTTTGGCCAGCATCCGCCGATGGTCAACGCCTCGCGTCCCAGCGGCCAATGGCAGGTCTACGACATCGTCTTCGAAGCACCGACCTTTAAGGACGGCAAACTCGAATCACCCGCGTATATGACGGTGATCCATAACGGCATCCTGCTGCACCACCGCCGCGAACTTGTCGGAAGCGTGAAAGATAAAGAGCTGCAGCCTTACAGCGAAGATCAACCGGCCGGGCCGATCGTGTTGCAGAACCACGGCACTCCCGTCCGCTATCGCAACATCTGGATTCGTCCGCTGAACTGA
- a CDS encoding tributyrin esterase: protein MSDEAKSESLATIDISELDAGEVLERLRAVEMPETIDHETPSIELRRAHGGDNLLMGLDKPWRINVRGTLGDYALAFNRLAHVRVTGSVGDGLGESMVSGAVRVHGNAGVGVGVAMTGGTLAVYGNAGDGCAAALRGGEVFVRGDVGHNAAHGALHGTLVIGGDAGMNLGEAMMDAMIFIRGRIGSLGQGVAELPLIPKDSVRLGLLLINAGIRGDAKDFRRIVPQRVFDEEQRRKGVIGHPSWR from the coding sequence GTGTCGGATGAGGCAAAGAGCGAATCGTTGGCGACGATTGACATTTCTGAATTGGACGCCGGCGAGGTTCTCGAGCGGTTGCGAGCTGTCGAAATGCCTGAAACGATCGATCATGAAACGCCATCGATCGAACTCCGCCGCGCCCATGGTGGCGACAATCTATTGATGGGGTTGGACAAACCGTGGCGGATCAACGTCCGCGGAACGCTGGGCGATTATGCGTTGGCCTTCAATCGCTTGGCCCATGTCCGCGTGACCGGTTCGGTGGGCGACGGTTTGGGCGAGAGCATGGTCTCTGGGGCGGTCCGAGTTCATGGCAATGCGGGCGTTGGCGTCGGCGTGGCGATGACCGGCGGCACGCTAGCTGTTTACGGGAACGCGGGGGACGGATGCGCTGCGGCACTGCGTGGCGGCGAAGTTTTTGTACGCGGCGACGTCGGGCACAACGCGGCTCACGGAGCCCTGCATGGGACGTTGGTGATCGGCGGTGATGCGGGTATGAATCTTGGCGAAGCGATGATGGACGCGATGATCTTCATTCGCGGCCGGATCGGTTCGCTGGGCCAGGGCGTTGCCGAGCTGCCGTTGATCCCCAAGGACAGCGTCCGCCTGGGCCTGCTGTTGATCAACGCCGGGATCCGCGGCGATGCCAAAGATTTCCGCCGGATCGTGCCGCAACGCGTCTTCGACGAGGAGCAGCGGCGGAAGGGAGTGATCGGTCATCCATCGTGGCGATGA
- a CDS encoding RNA polymerase sigma factor, whose protein sequence is MPESIATTASLVGRLRARDSDAWSRFSVIYCPLVYRWARQAGLQSSDTDDVVQEVFRGVTSTIDSYRNQSVSGSFRRWLWGITRHKLADHFHAAAAHPPAVGGSDANQRLQELPNKPPEEIRDEGSYDAEAWILRRALGLLESDFEERTWRAFWRTAIDNCSAAEAGEELDMSSRAVRQAKYRVLHRLRSELQDQVDW, encoded by the coding sequence ATGCCAGAATCGATCGCAACCACTGCGAGTCTCGTCGGGCGATTGCGTGCTCGCGACTCCGATGCTTGGTCGCGGTTTTCGGTGATCTATTGCCCACTGGTCTATCGTTGGGCTCGGCAGGCTGGGTTGCAATCGTCCGACACCGATGATGTCGTCCAGGAAGTCTTCCGCGGCGTGACGTCCACGATCGACAGCTATCGAAATCAAAGCGTTTCGGGGAGTTTTCGACGATGGCTGTGGGGGATCACGCGACATAAGCTCGCCGATCATTTTCACGCCGCTGCCGCGCATCCGCCAGCAGTGGGAGGGTCCGATGCGAATCAGCGGCTTCAAGAGTTGCCTAATAAACCGCCTGAGGAGATCCGCGATGAGGGTTCCTACGATGCGGAGGCATGGATCTTGCGTCGAGCTCTTGGATTGCTTGAATCCGATTTCGAGGAACGAACTTGGCGCGCGTTCTGGAGGACTGCAATCGACAATTGTTCAGCCGCAGAGGCAGGCGAAGAATTAGACATGAGTTCGAGAGCCGTTCGTCAGGCCAAGTATCGCGTGTTGCATCGACTCCGATCGGAACTTCAAGACCAAGTCGACTGGTAG